A portion of the Thalassotalea sp. LPB0316 genome contains these proteins:
- a CDS encoding sterol desaturase family protein — protein sequence MAIIIAAIPFFLLLIAIELWFDHKRKTHYYRFNDAINSLSIGILSRFTGVLKSLIPLSIYWLIYQKYALFDLPKDSIWVWIFAFVVYDLAYYWAHRLNHRIHVMWGSHVVHHSSEEYNLTTALRQTSSPSLLAWLVYLPIALIGVDPVVFIACASLNLVYQFWVHTRHVDKMPAWFEAIMVTPSHHRVHHALNRDYIDKNYAGVFIIWDKLFNSFQAEKDEVDIVYGVSHQLKSWNPFWANLQVYWNLIKDAYYARSWKDKFKVFFMPPGWRPEDVNADHPRKYATTKTLIKYEVSLPTVMKVYILCQFVLILALTITFLLTMTRLSVFELAIVGAFASINLVLFSGLQELKSWILWVEPVRLMFLSLLFYILLVPLVSWHLESFLIGITLVELLAFYKTVKLTMASEATS from the coding sequence ATGGCGATAATCATAGCGGCGATACCTTTCTTTTTATTATTGATAGCAATTGAGCTTTGGTTTGATCACAAGCGCAAAACCCATTACTACCGATTTAACGATGCGATTAACTCGCTGAGCATTGGTATTTTGAGTCGCTTTACCGGGGTATTGAAATCACTGATCCCACTGTCGATTTATTGGCTGATTTATCAAAAATACGCGCTATTTGATTTACCGAAAGACAGTATTTGGGTATGGATTTTTGCTTTTGTTGTTTATGACTTGGCGTATTATTGGGCGCATCGGTTAAACCATCGTATTCACGTGATGTGGGGCTCACATGTTGTTCATCATTCGAGTGAAGAATACAACTTAACAACGGCGCTCAGGCAAACCAGCTCACCGAGCTTGTTGGCTTGGTTGGTTTATTTACCGATCGCGTTAATTGGCGTTGACCCTGTAGTATTTATTGCCTGTGCTTCATTGAATTTGGTTTATCAATTTTGGGTCCACACACGCCACGTTGATAAAATGCCAGCCTGGTTTGAAGCGATTATGGTAACGCCCAGTCATCATCGCGTGCATCATGCGTTAAACCGCGACTACATTGATAAAAACTACGCAGGTGTGTTTATTATTTGGGATAAACTATTTAACTCTTTTCAAGCAGAAAAAGACGAGGTAGACATTGTTTATGGTGTCAGTCATCAGCTTAAGAGTTGGAATCCGTTTTGGGCAAATCTGCAGGTATATTGGAATCTGATAAAAGATGCCTACTATGCTCGGTCGTGGAAAGATAAGTTCAAGGTGTTTTTTATGCCGCCTGGTTGGCGCCCAGAAGATGTCAATGCGGATCACCCGAGAAAATACGCAACCACAAAAACGCTGATAAAATATGAAGTCAGTTTACCTACCGTGATGAAAGTCTATATTTTGTGCCAATTTGTGCTGATTTTAGCGCTGACGATCACCTTCTTATTGACTATGACCCGTTTGAGTGTATTTGAACTCGCGATAGTGGGTGCTTTTGCCAGTATTAATTTGGTGCTTTTTAGTGGATTACAAGAATTGAAGTCATGGATTTTGTGGGTTGAACCTGTACGACTGATGTTTTTATCTCTCTTGTTTTACATTTTACTTGTGCCGTTGGTGAGTTGGCATTTAGAAAGCTTTTTAATCGGTATTACTTTGGTTGAGCTATTAGCTTTTTATAAAACTGTCAAGCTGACAATGGCCAGTGAAGCAACTAGTTAA
- a CDS encoding AraC family transcriptional regulator, whose translation MQYQVPQYGVKSLVNYLCQQGLDKQVLLNILATDEQSFIQSQSVYSLAQYEALFSYGQAHLPIKNLGFHFGQAFDLGIWGILGHIVVAAPNLLDALAYQKRYQCLIGNVGQAEHETDGDSVIMRYIAHPDASINNIEHVITAWLTYAFSYTRNDDAPVSVHFTHECPSQLEEYQDYFRCKVVFGDNFNGVKIKQYSLLHPIVSANDDVLKLLLSHAEQLLAAKRQKASIDIIREYIIEQLPNGVPSLDDVAQHLELSSRQLQRKFQQEQTNLSQLIESIRQQLAISYLSQTNHKLLYISTILGYSEQSAFQRAFKRWFGLTPQAYRQKPIPLMLN comes from the coding sequence ATGCAATATCAAGTGCCGCAATACGGGGTAAAGTCGCTCGTAAATTATCTTTGCCAGCAAGGTCTGGATAAACAAGTTTTACTCAATATCTTAGCTACAGACGAGCAATCATTTATACAATCGCAAAGCGTTTATTCACTCGCACAATACGAGGCACTGTTTAGCTATGGTCAAGCACACCTACCAATTAAAAATCTAGGCTTTCATTTTGGCCAGGCATTTGACTTAGGTATTTGGGGGATCCTTGGTCATATCGTTGTTGCGGCACCCAACTTACTTGACGCGTTGGCGTATCAAAAACGCTATCAGTGCTTAATTGGCAACGTTGGTCAGGCAGAGCATGAAACTGACGGTGATAGTGTCATCATGCGTTATATCGCACACCCTGATGCGAGTATCAATAACATTGAGCATGTTATAACGGCGTGGCTAACTTATGCCTTTAGTTACACCCGCAATGATGATGCACCGGTCAGTGTTCACTTTACCCACGAGTGCCCTTCACAACTTGAAGAGTATCAAGATTATTTTCGTTGCAAGGTGGTTTTTGGTGACAACTTTAATGGCGTGAAGATAAAACAATACTCACTGTTGCACCCTATCGTTAGTGCTAACGATGACGTCTTAAAGCTTTTATTAAGTCACGCTGAACAATTACTGGCAGCGAAACGTCAAAAAGCCTCAATCGATATAATTCGTGAATATATTATCGAGCAGTTACCTAATGGCGTACCGAGTTTAGATGATGTTGCTCAACATTTAGAACTAAGTAGCCGACAACTTCAACGTAAATTTCAACAAGAGCAAACCAATTTAAGCCAACTTATCGAATCAATCAGGCAACAACTAGCGATTAGCTATTTGAGCCAAACTAACCACAAACTGTTGTACATCTCGACGATACTTGGTTATTCAGAGCAAAGCGCTTTTCAACGCGCCTTTAAACGCTGGTTTGGTCTAACACCACAAGCCTATCGACAAAAGCCCATCCCGTTGATGCTTAACTAG
- a CDS encoding lysoplasmalogenase, with translation MNKLQSPPITASGVEHRIRLLFIITATIYLLSLPFTPYPYQFSVKALPIFLLALTCFQLLTGKSKWFMSLALLASLIGDICLALSFPLSFQYGLVAFLSAHIFYSVYFISLKSSPSDYRLFAVFAVVVFSLIAGSQILPHTSSLLVPVLIYLIVISCMAIIALYKQINNQLTFGVFCFLVSDTLLALNLFVSPIPLASLWVMLTYYSAQYFIVSGIFRYHQRQVQSE, from the coding sequence ATGAATAAATTACAGAGTCCCCCAATAACAGCTAGTGGTGTTGAGCATCGTATTCGACTGTTATTTATTATCACGGCCACGATATATTTACTCAGTTTGCCCTTTACCCCTTATCCCTATCAGTTTAGTGTCAAAGCCTTACCTATTTTTCTACTGGCGTTAACCTGCTTTCAATTATTAACCGGCAAAAGCAAGTGGTTCATGAGCTTGGCACTGTTGGCAAGTCTTATTGGTGATATCTGCTTAGCGCTGAGTTTTCCATTGAGCTTTCAATATGGTTTAGTGGCGTTTTTATCTGCTCATATTTTTTATAGTGTCTATTTTATTTCACTCAAATCATCGCCAAGTGATTATCGTTTATTTGCCGTGTTCGCGGTTGTCGTATTTAGCTTAATCGCCGGTTCACAAATTCTGCCACACACCAGCAGTTTGTTAGTCCCTGTGCTGATTTACCTCATCGTGATAAGTTGCATGGCGATCATTGCCTTGTATAAACAAATAAATAACCAACTTACCTTTGGTGTATTTTGCTTTTTGGTATCAGATACCCTATTGGCGTTAAACTTATTTGTTAGCCCCATTCCGTTAGCGAGTCTTTGGGTGATGTTGACCTATTACAGCGCCCAATATTTTATTGTCAGTGGTATTTTCCGTTATCACCAACGCCAAGTGCAGAGTGAATAA
- a CDS encoding ribose-phosphate pyrophosphokinase — MPDMKIFAGNATPELAKKIADRLYMNLGEAKVGSFSDGEISVEITENVRGADVFIIQSTCAPTNNNLMELIVMVDALRRASAGRITAVMPYFGYARQDRRVRSARVPITAKVVADFLSSVGVDRVLTVDLHAEQIQGFFDVPVDNVFGTPILLEDMVEKNLDNPVVVSPDIGGVVRARAVAKLLDDADLAIIDKRRPKANVAQVMHIIGDVEGRDCIIVDDMIDTGGTLAKAAAALKDHGAKNVYAYATHPVLSGNAVQNLKDSVIDEVIVTDSIPLSDELKALPNLRQLTLSGMLSEAIRRVSNEDSISAMFED, encoded by the coding sequence GTGCCTGACATGAAGATCTTTGCGGGTAACGCCACCCCTGAACTGGCTAAAAAAATTGCTGATCGCTTATACATGAACCTAGGCGAAGCAAAAGTAGGTAGTTTCAGCGACGGTGAAATCAGTGTTGAAATCACTGAAAACGTCCGCGGTGCCGATGTATTCATCATCCAATCAACTTGCGCACCAACTAACAACAACTTAATGGAATTAATCGTCATGGTAGACGCACTTCGCCGTGCATCTGCTGGCCGTATTACGGCGGTAATGCCTTATTTTGGTTATGCGCGTCAAGATCGTCGTGTACGCAGTGCTCGTGTTCCAATTACAGCAAAAGTTGTTGCTGACTTTTTATCAAGTGTTGGGGTTGACCGCGTATTAACAGTTGACCTTCATGCTGAGCAAATTCAAGGTTTCTTCGATGTACCAGTAGATAACGTGTTCGGTACACCAATCTTACTTGAAGACATGGTAGAGAAGAACTTAGACAACCCAGTTGTTGTTTCTCCTGACATTGGTGGTGTTGTACGTGCACGCGCTGTTGCCAAGTTATTAGATGACGCTGACTTAGCGATTATCGATAAACGTCGCCCGAAAGCCAATGTTGCTCAAGTTATGCACATTATTGGTGACGTTGAAGGTCGCGACTGTATCATCGTAGACGATATGATCGACACAGGTGGTACGTTAGCTAAAGCGGCGGCTGCGTTGAAAGATCACGGTGCTAAAAATGTTTATGCTTATGCGACTCACCCAGTGCTTTCTGGTAACGCCGTGCAAAACTTAAAAGATTCAGTCATCGACGAAGTGATCGTGACTGATTCAATCCCATTATCAGACGAGTTAAAAGCACTACCTAACTTACGTCAATTAACGTTGAGCGGTATGTTGTCTGAAGCGATTCGTCGCGTGAGCAACGAAGATTCAATCTCTGCGATGTTCGAAGACTAA
- the ispE gene encoding 4-(cytidine 5'-diphospho)-2-C-methyl-D-erythritol kinase, whose product MSRIFSFPAPAKLNLFLHITGQRANGYHNLQTLFQFLDYGDTLHFELTDDGKIDLLTPFEGVEVTDNLIFKAAKKLQAVGQVSQGVKITIDKVLPMGGGLGGGSSNAATVLVALNALWQTQLSAQTLADLGLELGADVPIFVHGHAAFAEGVGEIISKQNPTEHWYLVTKPNLSISTAQVFGAKDLTRNTPVIDKTNYSLEQCHNDCQDWVINHYPEVAKLLAWLIEYAPSQMTGTGACIFSSFATEQEARYIQSKLPSGIESFVAKGANISPLKHAIEKLSF is encoded by the coding sequence GTGAGCCGTATTTTTAGCTTTCCAGCACCTGCAAAACTCAATTTATTTCTTCATATTACCGGCCAACGCGCGAATGGTTATCACAATTTACAAACCCTGTTTCAATTTCTTGATTACGGTGACACGCTGCATTTTGAACTCACCGACGATGGCAAAATCGATTTACTCACCCCGTTTGAAGGCGTTGAGGTAACTGACAACCTCATCTTCAAAGCGGCCAAAAAATTACAAGCCGTTGGGCAAGTTAGCCAAGGAGTAAAAATTACCATCGATAAAGTATTGCCAATGGGTGGTGGCTTAGGTGGTGGTTCGTCAAACGCAGCGACGGTATTGGTCGCATTAAACGCCTTGTGGCAAACGCAGTTAAGTGCACAAACACTCGCCGACTTAGGACTCGAATTAGGCGCCGACGTACCTATTTTTGTGCATGGTCATGCCGCTTTTGCCGAAGGAGTTGGAGAAATTATTTCGAAACAAAATCCGACCGAGCACTGGTACTTGGTCACTAAGCCAAATTTGAGTATCTCAACGGCGCAAGTCTTTGGTGCGAAAGACTTAACACGTAATACGCCGGTTATTGATAAAACAAATTATTCACTCGAACAATGCCATAACGATTGCCAAGATTGGGTAATAAATCACTATCCTGAGGTTGCCAAGCTACTGGCTTGGTTGATAGAATACGCGCCGTCTCAAATGACAGGAACAGGCGCTTGTATTTTTTCGAGCTTTGCTACTGAACAAGAGGCGCGTTACATTCAAAGTAAATTGCCATCAGGTATTGAATCGTTTGTAGCTAAAGGAGCTAATATTTCTCCTTTAAAACACGCTATAGAGAAATTGTCATTCTAA
- the lolB gene encoding lipoprotein insertase outer membrane protein LolB, translated as MKLSSNCKIYLLFPLFIFLYGCSTTKPISSPQVSSSSQHQADVAQLASWQIKGKLAFISPNERQSANVLWQVKDHAVEKLSLSTFLGINIVDIEQTSEHYLIHADGETHQGNNLALLIWQLTGLTLPVDALSHWLKASPYLPSDKLSYQAQQVLPYQLSSHFNQQQWQVKYRQFKMVNNVMLPHKVDITQGDLTIKLQINRWET; from the coding sequence ATGAAATTATCTAGTAATTGTAAAATTTATCTGCTTTTCCCGCTGTTTATTTTCCTTTATGGCTGTAGTACAACCAAACCAATATCATCCCCCCAGGTTAGTTCATCTAGTCAACATCAAGCTGATGTTGCACAGTTAGCCAGTTGGCAAATCAAAGGAAAATTGGCATTTATTAGTCCGAATGAACGCCAAAGTGCCAATGTGCTGTGGCAAGTAAAAGATCACGCCGTTGAAAAGCTCAGCCTATCGACCTTTCTGGGCATTAATATTGTTGATATCGAACAAACTAGTGAGCATTATTTAATTCACGCTGACGGAGAAACTCATCAAGGCAACAATCTCGCCCTACTCATCTGGCAACTCACCGGTTTAACCCTGCCGGTTGATGCCTTGAGCCACTGGCTCAAAGCTAGCCCCTATTTGCCGTCAGATAAACTGAGCTACCAAGCACAACAAGTTTTACCTTATCAACTTTCTAGCCATTTTAATCAACAACAATGGCAGGTAAAATACCGCCAATTTAAAATGGTCAACAATGTGATGTTGCCGCATAAAGTTGATATCACTCAAGGTGATTTAACGATAAAACTACAAATCAATCGATGGGAAACCTAA
- the hemA gene encoding glutamyl-tRNA reductase, with protein sequence MSIVAVGINHKTAPVSVREKIAFSPDSLTHALQEMLSQVQCQEAAILSTCNRTELYLVKPGEHELTQEKVVLWLEQHHNIPASTLVPSLYWHQDQKAVTHMMRVACGLDSLVLGEPQILGQMKQAYSQAKAAGSMALVMDRLFQRTFGVAKQVRTETEIGENAVSVAFASVNLAKHIFGKLNKARVLLVGAGETIELVAKHLYDNQVGHITVANRTISRAEGMAKQIGADVITLAQIPEQMAKADIVISSTGSTLPIIGKGMVEKALAERKHRPMFMVDLAVPRDIEEQVAQLEDAFLYTVDDLQTIIAQNIENRRKAAVQAESIVSNQADNFMQWLRGLNTQDAVISYRNQCMAERDTLLERAHNQLSNGKNPEAVLNELATKLTNKLMHAPTNALQKAAQGGELDKLIYLRDVFDLDIEDISKQK encoded by the coding sequence ATGTCAATTGTCGCAGTAGGGATCAATCATAAAACCGCGCCGGTCTCGGTGAGGGAAAAGATTGCCTTTAGTCCTGATTCGCTTACCCACGCATTGCAAGAAATGCTGTCTCAAGTGCAGTGTCAAGAAGCGGCAATTCTCTCTACCTGTAATCGCACTGAATTATACCTTGTCAAGCCCGGTGAGCATGAGTTAACCCAAGAAAAAGTGGTCTTATGGCTTGAACAGCATCACAATATTCCGGCATCAACGCTAGTACCCAGTTTATATTGGCATCAAGACCAAAAAGCGGTTACCCACATGATGCGGGTGGCATGTGGCTTGGATTCACTGGTGTTAGGTGAGCCGCAAATATTGGGGCAAATGAAGCAGGCGTACAGTCAAGCCAAAGCGGCTGGCTCGATGGCCTTAGTGATGGACCGATTGTTCCAACGCACTTTTGGTGTCGCCAAACAGGTTCGAACCGAAACGGAAATTGGTGAAAATGCCGTTTCAGTGGCTTTTGCTTCAGTGAATTTGGCTAAACACATTTTCGGTAAACTCAATAAAGCGCGGGTGCTATTAGTTGGCGCAGGCGAAACTATCGAACTGGTTGCTAAACACTTGTACGACAATCAAGTTGGCCACATTACGGTAGCGAACCGAACCATCTCACGTGCTGAAGGCATGGCTAAGCAAATTGGCGCCGATGTCATAACTTTAGCGCAAATACCTGAGCAAATGGCCAAAGCCGATATCGTGATCAGCTCTACGGGCTCAACGTTGCCGATCATTGGTAAAGGTATGGTGGAAAAGGCGCTTGCTGAGCGCAAGCACAGACCCATGTTTATGGTCGATTTAGCGGTACCTCGTGATATCGAAGAGCAAGTCGCACAATTAGAAGATGCTTTCTTGTATACCGTTGATGACTTGCAAACAATTATTGCGCAAAATATTGAAAATCGTAGAAAAGCTGCAGTACAAGCCGAATCGATTGTTTCAAACCAAGCCGACAATTTTATGCAATGGTTGCGCGGGCTCAACACCCAAGATGCGGTGATCAGCTATCGCAATCAGTGTATGGCTGAACGCGATACATTATTAGAAAGAGCGCATAATCAATTATCAAATGGTAAAAACCCGGAAGCGGTTTTAAATGAATTAGCAACAAAATTAACTAATAAATTAATGCACGCACCAACCAATGCTTTACAAAAAGCAGCACAAGGCGGCGAGTTAGACAAACTTATCTATTTGCGTGATGTCTTTGATTTAGATATTGAAGATATCAGCAAGCAAAAATAG
- the prfA gene encoding peptide chain release factor 1 — MNKSVYLKLEGLVERFEEVQALLSDPETIADQDKFLALSKEFKQLEVVVKAFNDFRGAEDDLATAEEMLKEDDPDMREMAQEEFKAAKKAIEELEQELQILLLPRDPNDDNNCFVEIRAGAGGDEAAIFAGDLFRMYSRYAEKKGWKVEVMNMNESEQGGYKEIIAKINGEGVYGEMKFESGGHRVQRVPETESQGRVHTSACTVVVMPEIPESEAIEINKADLKVDTFRASGAGGQHVNKTDSAIRITHIPTGIVVECQDQRSQHKNRAQAMSVLAARLQQAEDDKRRAEEESSRRSLVASGDRSERIRTYNFPQGRMSDHRINLTLYRLNEVMEGNLQLVMEPILQENQADLLAALSEQNQ, encoded by the coding sequence ATGAATAAATCCGTTTATTTAAAACTTGAAGGCTTAGTTGAACGCTTTGAAGAAGTTCAAGCGTTGCTTTCTGATCCAGAAACCATCGCCGATCAAGATAAATTTTTAGCGCTGTCTAAAGAGTTCAAACAACTTGAAGTCGTTGTTAAAGCATTTAACGACTTTCGCGGCGCTGAAGATGATTTAGCCACTGCTGAAGAAATGCTAAAAGAAGACGATCCTGACATGCGCGAAATGGCGCAAGAAGAATTCAAAGCAGCGAAAAAAGCGATTGAAGAGCTTGAGCAAGAATTACAAATTCTGTTGTTGCCACGTGATCCAAACGACGATAACAACTGCTTTGTTGAGATTCGCGCCGGCGCAGGTGGTGATGAAGCGGCTATTTTTGCTGGTGACTTATTCCGCATGTATTCTCGCTATGCCGAGAAAAAAGGCTGGAAAGTTGAAGTAATGAACATGAATGAGTCAGAGCAGGGCGGCTATAAAGAAATCATCGCGAAAATCAACGGTGAAGGCGTTTATGGTGAAATGAAGTTTGAATCAGGTGGTCACCGGGTTCAACGCGTACCTGAAACTGAATCACAAGGCCGTGTTCACACTTCAGCTTGTACTGTGGTAGTGATGCCAGAAATTCCTGAGTCAGAAGCCATTGAAATTAACAAGGCTGATTTAAAAGTGGATACTTTCCGCGCCTCAGGTGCCGGTGGTCAGCACGTTAACAAAACCGATTCTGCGATTCGTATTACTCATATTCCAACGGGCATTGTGGTTGAGTGTCAAGATCAACGCTCACAACACAAAAACCGCGCTCAAGCAATGTCTGTTCTCGCTGCGCGATTGCAACAGGCAGAAGATGACAAACGCCGCGCTGAGGAAGAATCATCGCGCCGTAGCTTAGTCGCTAGTGGTGACCGCAGTGAGCGTATTCGCACCTATAACTTCCCTCAAGGCCGTATGTCTGATCACCGCATTAACTTAACCTTGTATCGCTTAAACGAAGTGATGGAAGGTAACTTACAGTTAGTGATGGAGCCTATTTTACAAGAGAACCAAGCGGACTTACTCGCGGCACTTTCTGAGCAAAACCAATAG
- the prmC gene encoding peptide chain release factor N(5)-glutamine methyltransferase, producing MFNAPITVKQLIGQASQLLNDKSDSQQLDCQILLCYVLAKPKSYLLTWPDAELTSEQLATFSRLFERRLAGEPIAYIVGEQEFWSLPLKVSSATLIPRPDTETLVELVLNHHQAEVLNVLDLGTGTGAIALALASEQSQWQIEAVDFNCDAVALANENKINNDLTNVEIYQSDWFSNVNGTFDVIVSNPPYIDEQDPHLSQGDVRYEPSSALVAPEQGLKDLRHIIDNARKYFKATGGWLYLEHGYDQAEQVRALLKAYGYQAPKTQKDLGDNPRITYASFLA from the coding sequence ATGTTTAACGCGCCGATTACCGTTAAACAATTAATTGGTCAAGCGAGCCAGTTACTTAACGATAAATCTGACAGTCAGCAACTCGATTGTCAGATTTTGCTTTGTTATGTCTTGGCGAAGCCGAAAAGTTACTTGTTAACCTGGCCCGATGCCGAGCTTACTTCTGAGCAACTCGCAACGTTTTCTCGCTTATTTGAGCGTCGGTTAGCCGGTGAACCCATTGCCTATATTGTCGGTGAACAAGAGTTTTGGTCATTACCGCTCAAAGTCTCGAGTGCTACGTTAATCCCAAGACCTGATACTGAAACCTTGGTAGAGTTGGTGTTAAATCATCATCAAGCTGAGGTTCTTAACGTGCTCGATTTAGGTACAGGTACTGGCGCTATCGCATTGGCATTGGCAAGTGAGCAGTCCCAATGGCAAATTGAAGCGGTTGATTTCAATTGTGACGCCGTTGCGCTGGCTAATGAGAATAAGATAAACAACGATTTAACGAACGTCGAGATATATCAAAGTGATTGGTTTAGTAACGTTAACGGTACATTTGACGTTATTGTTTCAAATCCACCCTATATTGATGAGCAAGATCCTCATTTGAGCCAAGGCGATGTTAGGTATGAGCCTAGCTCTGCACTGGTAGCACCTGAGCAAGGTTTAAAAGACTTGCGACATATTATCGACAATGCTCGCAAGTATTTTAAAGCAACCGGTGGTTGGCTTTACTTGGAGCACGGCTATGATCAAGCAGAGCAAGTTCGAGCGTTATTGAAAGCATATGGCTATCAAGCGCCCAAAACACAAAAAGATTTGGGTGATAACCCTCGTATCACGTATGCTAGCTTTTTGGCTTAG
- a CDS encoding SirB2 family protein: MKHLHMTLAALSIGLFFLRFVWLMMGSGQLEKKWVKITPHVIDTALLTVGIVMAVKLALNPLEYMWFGEKIVAVFAYIFTGYYTLKLARNKTMQIIGFLGAMGWVMLIARLAIDKQPIFFI, translated from the coding sequence ATGAAACATTTACACATGACATTGGCCGCGCTAAGTATCGGATTATTTTTCTTGCGTTTTGTTTGGCTGATGATGGGTTCAGGTCAACTAGAAAAGAAATGGGTGAAAATCACGCCACATGTTATTGATACCGCTTTGTTAACCGTTGGTATTGTTATGGCGGTTAAACTTGCCTTAAACCCACTTGAATATATGTGGTTTGGCGAGAAAATTGTTGCTGTTTTTGCTTACATCTTTACTGGCTATTACACCTTAAAGCTCGCGCGCAACAAAACTATGCAAATTATTGGTTTTCTGGGCGCAATGGGCTGGGTAATGTTGATTGCTCGACTTGCTATCGATAAACAGCCGATATTTTTTATTTAA
- a CDS encoding tetratricopeptide repeat protein has translation MNELLLAELKSEHIKLLDTLVLIEEFIFGPGIKPIPQVQALADHCLTEIESIEGELAQAENLINELFINQLFLDKHHVLWPVTSHQIVPSLLYRIMSPSLKCILIAHIIRHCGFEANIVYVPDKMMVQLICDEDYTIIFDPIVGESLTWEDLSDRMADSEHFVSYQQVEALSDKDVLLKHLSSLKAALIRENNYRQALKCMDVILALQPDDPYQRRDRGFLLQQLDCFKVAYDDYRFFVEQCPQDPAAQLLKKQLENITISDTILH, from the coding sequence ATGAACGAATTATTATTAGCCGAACTTAAATCTGAACACATTAAATTGCTCGATACATTAGTATTGATCGAAGAGTTTATTTTCGGACCGGGAATAAAACCTATCCCACAAGTTCAAGCACTTGCCGATCACTGCCTGACTGAAATTGAGTCGATAGAAGGCGAGTTGGCGCAGGCTGAAAATCTAATTAATGAATTGTTCATCAATCAATTGTTTCTCGATAAGCATCACGTTTTATGGCCGGTCACGAGTCATCAAATCGTCCCGAGTTTGCTTTATCGCATTATGTCGCCGTCGCTTAAGTGCATTTTAATTGCACACATCATTCGTCACTGTGGCTTTGAAGCTAACATCGTTTATGTACCAGATAAAATGATGGTACAACTCATTTGTGATGAAGATTATACGATTATCTTCGATCCTATTGTTGGCGAGTCGTTAACTTGGGAAGATCTCAGTGACCGAATGGCCGATAGTGAGCACTTTGTCAGCTATCAACAAGTTGAAGCACTATCTGATAAAGACGTCTTGTTAAAACACCTCTCTAGCTTGAAAGCGGCACTGATCCGCGAGAATAACTATCGCCAAGCACTCAAGTGTATGGATGTTATTTTGGCACTACAGCCAGATGATCCATATCAGCGTCGAGACCGCGGCTTTTTGCTTCAGCAGCTTGATTGTTTTAAAGTGGCGTATGACGATTACCGCTTTTTTGTTGAACAATGTCCGCAAGATCCTGCGGCACAGTTATTAAAAAAACAATTAGAAAACATTACCATCTCAGATACCATTTTACATTAA